A genomic stretch from Littorina saxatilis isolate snail1 unplaced genomic scaffold, US_GU_Lsax_2.0 scaffold_373, whole genome shotgun sequence includes:
- the LOC138957329 gene encoding putative uncharacterized protein ENSP00000383309, producing the protein MTLSHVEARASDCESNCLPKKPFALKISLGDLGELKSWQTFSVSADLSNRQPLLEPNPTFPDYHVTRQTTTTRPSPTTTSLVKPQQSGLPRLPRHSSNHNNPTFPDYHVTRQTTTTRPSPTTTSLVKPQQPDLPRLPRHSSNHNNPAFPDYHVTRQTTTTRPSPTTTSLVKPQQSGLPRLPRHSSNHNNPTFPDYHVTRQTTTIRPSPTTTSLVKPQQPDLPRLPRHSSNHNNPTFPDYHVTRQTTTIRPSPTTTSLVKPQQPDLPRLPRHSSNHNNPTLPDYHVTRQTTTIRPSPTITSLVKPQQPDLTRLSRHSSNHNNPTLPDYHVTRQTTTIRPSPTTTSLVKPQQPDLTRLPRHSSNHNNPTFPDYHVTRQTTTTRPSPTTTSLVKPQQSDLPRLPRHSSNHNNPTFPDYHVTRQTTTTRPSPTTTSLVKPQQPDLPRLPRHSSNHNNPAFPDYHVTRQTTTIRPSPTITSLVKPQQPDLPRLPRHSSNHNNPAFPDYHVTCQTTTIRPSPTITSLVKPQQSG; encoded by the coding sequence atgaCCTTATCCCATGTGGAAGCCAGAGCGTCAGATTGTGAGTCCAATTGTTTGCCAAAGAAACCTTTTGCCTTGAAGATCAGTCTCGGTGATCTTGGTGAATTAAAATCATGGCAGACATTCTCTGTTTCTGCCGACTTGTCAAATCGTCAACCCCTTCTCGAACCCAACCCGACCTTCCCCGACTACCACGTCACTCGTCAAACCACAACAACCCGACCTTCCCCGACTACCACGTCACTCGTCAAACCACAACAATCCGGCCTTCCCCGACTACCACGTCACTCGTCAAACCACAACAATCCGACCTTCCCCGACTACCACGTCACTCGTCAAACCACAACAACCCGACCTTCCCCGACTACCACGTCACTCGTCAAACCACAACAACCCGACCTTCCCCGACTACCACGTCACTCGTCAAACCACAACAATCCGGCCTTCCCCGACTACCACGTCACTCGTCAAACCACAACAACCCGACCTTCCCCGACTACCACGTCACTCGTCAAACCACAACAATCCGGCCTTCCCCGACTACCACGTCATTCGTCAAACCACAACAACCCGACCTTCCCCGACTACCACGTCACTCGTCAAACCACAACAATCCGGCCTTCCCCGACTACCACGTCACTCGTCAAACCACAACAACCCGACCTTCCCCGACTACCACGTCACTCGTCAAACCACAACAACCCGACCTTCCCCGACTACCACGTCACTCGTCAAACCACAACAATCCGACCTTCCCCGACTACCACGTCACTCGTCAAACCACAACAACCCGACCTTCCCCGACTACCACGTCACTCGTCAAACCACAACAACCCGACCTTACCCGACTATCACGTCACTCGTCAAACCACAACAATCCGGCCTTCCCCGACTATCACGTCACTCGTCAAACCACAACAACCCGACCTTACCCGACTATCACGTCACTCGTCAAACCACAACAACCCGACCTTACCCGACTATCACGTCACTCGTCAAACCACAACAATCCGGCCTTCCCCGACTACCACGTCACTCGTCAAACCACAACAACCCGACCTTACCCGACTACCACGTCACTCGTCAAACCACAACAACCCGACCTTCCCCGACTACCACGTCACTCGTCAAACCACAACAACCCGACCTTCCCCGACTACCACGTCACTCGTCAAACCACAACAATCCGACCTTCCCCGACTACCACGTCACTCGTCAAACCACAACAACCCGACCTTCCCCGACTACCACGTCACTCGTCAAACCACAACAACCCGACCTTCCCCGACTACCACGTCACTCGTCAAACCACAACAACCCGACCTTCCCCGACTACCACGTCACTCGTCAAACCACAACAATCCGGCCTTTCCCGACTACCACGTCACTCGTCAAACCACAACAATCCGGCCTTCCCCGACTATCACGTCACTCGTCAAACCACAACAACCCGACCTTCCCCGACTACCACGTCACTCGTCAAACCACAACAATCCGGCCTTTCCCGACTACCACGTCACTTGTCAAACCACAACAATCCGGCCTTCCCCGACTATCACGTCACTCGTCAAACCACAACAATCCGGCTGA